In the genome of Rhodoplanes sp. Z2-YC6860, one region contains:
- a CDS encoding thiazole synthase produces the protein MNQADPLIIAGVSLGSRLFLGTAGYPNQRIMADAVVASGAEVVTMSIRRISLDRRGSDTINLLKGYRFLLNTAGCETARDAVLTAELAREALDTNWIKVEVIGDRETLYPDVAELLEATRQLVDAGFVVLPYCTDDPVVCQRLADAGAAAVMPMGSLIGSGMGVANPANLELICRRSNVPVIVDAGIGTASDATIAMELGASAVLLNTAVAKSDNPVLMARSMRHAVEAGRLAYQAGRIPRRARAEPSSPQLGLVGS, from the coding sequence ATGAACCAAGCCGATCCACTGATCATCGCGGGCGTGTCGCTCGGCTCGCGGCTGTTTCTCGGCACCGCGGGCTACCCCAACCAGCGCATCATGGCCGATGCGGTCGTGGCGAGTGGGGCCGAGGTCGTCACCATGTCGATCCGGCGGATTTCGCTCGACCGGCGCGGCTCCGACACCATCAATCTGCTGAAAGGCTATCGCTTCCTGCTGAACACCGCGGGCTGCGAGACCGCGCGCGATGCGGTGCTGACCGCAGAGCTCGCGCGCGAGGCGCTCGACACCAACTGGATCAAGGTCGAGGTGATCGGCGATCGTGAGACGCTCTATCCCGATGTCGCCGAATTGCTGGAGGCGACAAGGCAGCTGGTCGATGCGGGATTCGTCGTGTTGCCCTATTGCACCGACGACCCGGTGGTATGCCAGCGGTTGGCCGACGCAGGCGCCGCGGCCGTCATGCCGATGGGCTCGCTGATCGGCTCCGGCATGGGCGTGGCAAACCCGGCCAATCTCGAATTGATCTGCAGAAGGTCGAACGTGCCGGTGATCGTCGATGCCGGCATCGGCACGGCGTCGGATGCAACCATCGCGATGGAGCTCGGCGCTTCGGCGGTGCTGCTCAACACCGCGGTCGCAAAATCCGACAATCCCGTGCTGATGGCGCGCTCGATGCGGCATGCGGTGGAAGCCGGCCGGCTGGCGTATCAAGCTGGGCGCATTCCGCGCCGAGCCCGCGCCGAGCCGTCGAGTCCACAATTGGGGTTGGTCGGCTCGTGA
- the thiS gene encoding sulfur carrier protein ThiS gives MILTVNGEQRETMSGNLAELWRAETEHLDLESPKGYAIALNGALIRKDQWQHTTITDGDRVEIVRAMQGG, from the coding sequence ATGATCCTGACCGTCAACGGCGAACAGCGCGAGACCATGTCGGGCAATCTGGCCGAGCTGTGGCGCGCGGAAACCGAGCACCTCGATCTCGAGAGCCCCAAGGGCTACGCCATCGCGCTCAACGGCGCGCTCATTCGCAAGGACCAATGGCAGCACACCACGATCACCGACGGCGATCGCGTCGAGATCGTGCGCGCCATGCAAGGAGGCTGA
- the thiO gene encoding glycine oxidase ThiO: MTLYTDRTVAPGERLKPPAELRPDNAGAAPTPPAQADVAVIGAGVIGLSIAWRLAGRGLSVAVFDRAEAGSGTSYAATGMLAAAAEHEPGGEELLALTLDSQRQWLDFRTSLEADANATIDYRDEGTLVVALGRDEVERLRFHHEQQRRAGLNTSWLNGMEVRRIEPGLRASVAAGISCPDDHQVDPRRVVPALASAFVRRGGFLIQGHPVTSLDMTGGRVSGVLTPTRLCRARTVIAATGAWSNDGVLPPTLDIPMRPLKGQALALRTNRQTGAPRHVIWTEQIHLAPKGDGQLIVGSTMEDAGFNPAITAGGVLALLEGVHRALPSSEEMEIEAVWSGFRPTTDDDAPIIGESGIPGLLLATGHHRNGILLAPVTATAIEQLIMDAATSGAASQFGLARFQRDSTTMAQIAGARR; encoded by the coding sequence ATGACCTTATACACCGACCGGACGGTCGCACCCGGCGAACGGCTGAAGCCACCGGCGGAGTTGCGCCCCGATAACGCGGGCGCCGCACCCACGCCCCCCGCGCAAGCCGATGTGGCGGTGATCGGCGCCGGCGTGATCGGCTTGTCCATCGCTTGGCGGCTTGCCGGCCGCGGGCTTTCGGTTGCGGTGTTCGACCGCGCCGAGGCCGGAAGCGGCACGAGTTACGCTGCAACGGGAATGCTGGCCGCCGCTGCCGAACACGAGCCCGGTGGCGAGGAGCTGCTGGCGCTGACCCTGGACAGCCAGCGGCAATGGCTGGACTTCCGCACGTCGCTCGAAGCCGACGCCAATGCCACGATCGATTATCGCGACGAAGGCACGCTGGTGGTCGCCCTCGGCCGTGACGAGGTCGAGCGGCTCAGATTTCATCACGAACAGCAGCGGCGCGCCGGCCTCAACACAAGCTGGCTCAACGGCATGGAGGTGCGGCGCATCGAACCGGGCCTGCGCGCGTCTGTCGCCGCCGGCATTTCCTGCCCTGACGATCATCAGGTCGATCCACGACGCGTGGTGCCCGCGCTCGCGTCCGCCTTCGTTCGACGCGGCGGGTTTCTCATTCAAGGACATCCCGTGACGTCGCTCGACATGACCGGCGGGCGCGTCAGCGGCGTTCTCACACCGACCAGACTCTGCCGGGCACGCACCGTGATTGCCGCCACCGGCGCGTGGAGCAATGACGGCGTCCTGCCGCCGACGCTCGACATCCCGATGCGGCCGCTCAAGGGCCAGGCGCTGGCGCTGCGCACGAACCGGCAGACCGGCGCGCCGCGCCACGTGATCTGGACTGAGCAGATCCATCTCGCACCGAAGGGCGACGGACAATTGATCGTCGGCTCGACCATGGAAGACGCTGGCTTCAATCCGGCGATCACCGCCGGCGGCGTTCTGGCGTTGCTCGAAGGCGTGCATCGCGCACTGCCGTCAAGCGAGGAGATGGAAATCGAAGCCGTGTGGTCGGGCTTCCGGCCGACCACCGACGACGATGCGCCGATCATCGGCGAAAGCGGCATTCCGGGGCTGCTGCTTGCCACCGGCCATCACCGCAACGGCATCCTGCTCGCACCGGTCACAGCGACAGCGATCGAGCAGTTGATCATGGACGCCGCCACCTCCGGCGCGGCCAGTCAGTTCGGCCTCGCGCGCTTTCAAAGAGACAGCACAACGATGGCGCAAATCGCGGGAGCACGGCGATGA
- a CDS encoding ABC transporter ATP-binding protein produces the protein MDEPQRHADRPFAFILSYVRRRKTSHIVIVAAILAAVACATGTQYGVKSLVDALSSAPQALGVWTAFALLVSLITADNLLWRIAGWVSSSTFVSVTGDLRRDLFRHLTGHSLSYFAERGPGTLSSRITAASNAIFTLENLFIWNVLPPCVATAAAIALVATVSVPMALGLSLLSGIMVLFMFRLAAAGQPLHHEFADKAAAIDGEMVDVISNVSLVRAFGGRRREHRRFDGVVDLELTARQRSLRYLEKLRLIHASFTILLTIGLLAWAIALWQRGQATTGDVILACTLGLTILHATRDLAVALVDATQHMARLAEALPTLLVPHEMTDHPEAKPLVPAGAKLTFERVSFRYPDGHGVFNNFNLEVEPGQRVGLIGQSGAGKSSLFTLMQRFYAVQGGRILIDGQDIAHITQDSLRESIAIVPQDVSLFQRSVMENIRYGRPDASDDMVLAAALAARCEFINDLPMGFDTIVGSRGLKLSGGQRQRIAIARAFLRDAPLLLLDEATSALDSESEEAIRESLGRLMQGRTVIAIAHRLSTVRGFDRIVLLENGRVMEDGAPDHLLRRDGPYRRLIRTELGRLKQTAAA, from the coding sequence ATGGATGAACCACAGCGCCACGCAGACCGCCCTTTCGCCTTCATTCTGTCGTATGTGCGGCGACGAAAAACGTCTCACATCGTCATCGTCGCGGCGATCCTGGCGGCGGTCGCATGCGCCACTGGCACTCAATACGGCGTGAAAAGTCTGGTCGACGCGTTGTCGAGCGCACCGCAAGCGCTTGGCGTCTGGACCGCGTTCGCTCTGCTGGTGTCGCTAATTACCGCCGACAATCTTTTGTGGCGCATCGCAGGCTGGGTCAGCAGTTCCACTTTCGTGTCTGTGACAGGCGATTTGCGGCGCGACCTGTTCCGCCACCTCACCGGCCATTCGCTGTCCTATTTCGCAGAGCGCGGACCAGGAACGCTGTCGAGCCGCATCACGGCTGCTTCAAACGCCATTTTTACGCTGGAGAATTTGTTCATCTGGAACGTGCTGCCGCCCTGCGTCGCAACGGCTGCGGCCATCGCCTTGGTCGCGACTGTGAGCGTGCCGATGGCGCTCGGCTTGTCGCTGTTGTCCGGCATCATGGTGTTGTTCATGTTCCGCCTGGCGGCAGCCGGCCAACCGCTGCATCACGAATTTGCCGACAAGGCCGCCGCCATCGACGGCGAGATGGTCGACGTCATCAGCAACGTGTCGCTGGTCCGCGCCTTCGGCGGACGGCGGCGCGAGCATCGGCGCTTCGATGGCGTGGTCGACCTCGAACTGACAGCACGCCAGCGCAGCCTCCGTTACCTGGAGAAGCTGCGCCTGATCCACGCCAGCTTCACGATCCTTCTGACCATCGGGCTGCTCGCCTGGGCGATCGCGCTGTGGCAGCGCGGCCAGGCGACCACCGGCGACGTCATCCTGGCCTGCACGCTGGGGCTCACCATCCTGCACGCGACGCGCGATCTTGCGGTGGCGCTGGTCGATGCCACGCAGCACATGGCGCGGCTCGCCGAGGCGCTGCCGACGTTGCTCGTGCCCCACGAGATGACCGATCATCCCGAAGCCAAACCGCTGGTGCCGGCCGGCGCCAAGCTCACCTTCGAACGGGTCTCGTTCCGTTATCCGGACGGCCACGGCGTGTTCAACAACTTCAATCTCGAGGTCGAGCCCGGCCAGCGCGTTGGCCTGATCGGCCAGTCGGGCGCCGGCAAGTCGTCGCTATTCACGCTGATGCAGAGGTTCTACGCGGTCCAGGGCGGGCGCATCCTGATCGACGGTCAGGACATTGCCCACATCACCCAGGACAGCCTTCGCGAGTCGATTGCGATCGTGCCGCAGGACGTGTCGCTGTTCCAGCGCAGCGTGATGGAGAACATCCGCTACGGACGTCCCGATGCAAGCGACGACATGGTTCTTGCTGCGGCGCTCGCCGCGCGCTGTGAGTTCATCAACGACCTCCCGATGGGCTTCGACACCATCGTTGGCAGCCGCGGCCTCAAGCTGTCGGGCGGTCAGCGACAGCGCATCGCGATCGCGCGCGCATTCCTGCGCGACGCGCCGTTGCTGCTGCTCGACGAGGCGACCTCCGCGCTCGATTCCGAATCCGAAGAGGCGATCCGTGAGTCTCTCGGCCGCCTGATGCAGGGCCGCACCGTGATTGCGATCGCGCACCGGCTTTCGACCGTGCGCGGCTTCGACCGCATCGTGCTGCTCGAAAACGGACGCGTGATGGAGGACGGCGCGCCCGACCATCTGTTGCGGCGTGACGGGCCCTATCGCCGCCTGATCCGCACGGAACTTGGCCGGCTGAAGCAGACGGCAGCAGCCTAG
- a CDS encoding glycosyltransferase family 4 protein, whose amino-acid sequence MRIAQIAPLTEAVPPKLYGGTERVVHWLTEELVALGHEVTLYASGDSQTSAKLEAPWPRALRLDSSIRDPNALHIMMLEHVRQRAHEFDMLHFHLDYYPFSLFARQATPFVTTLHGRLDLPEHQPLFATFPTLPVISISNAQRRPVPHAGWVRTIHHGLPEKLLTPKSVKPGYLAFLGRIAPEKGVDRAIRIAREVGIPLKMAAKVDRADREYYEEKIKHLIDGKHIEYIGEIADHEKSEFLSGAIGLMVTIDWPEPFGLVMIEAMACGAPVIAFNRGSVPEIIEEGVTGFICEDEQGAIGAAYRLGELSRSRIRARFEERFTARRMAQDYLAAYRSLMNQEHPHLRLVADGRSALMPAE is encoded by the coding sequence ATGCGCATTGCTCAGATCGCGCCACTCACCGAGGCCGTTCCGCCGAAGCTTTATGGGGGGACGGAGCGCGTGGTGCATTGGTTGACGGAGGAACTCGTGGCGCTGGGCCATGAGGTAACTTTGTACGCCAGCGGAGATTCACAAACGTCGGCCAAGCTTGAAGCGCCATGGCCGCGCGCGCTGCGCCTCGACAGCTCGATCCGCGATCCCAATGCCTTGCACATCATGATGCTGGAACACGTGCGCCAGCGCGCGCATGAATTCGACATGCTGCACTTCCACCTCGATTACTATCCGTTCTCGCTCTTTGCACGGCAGGCCACGCCGTTCGTGACGACGTTGCACGGCCGGCTTGATCTTCCGGAGCACCAGCCGCTGTTCGCGACGTTTCCGACACTGCCGGTGATCTCGATTTCGAACGCACAGCGGCGGCCGGTTCCTCATGCGGGATGGGTTCGGACCATCCATCATGGCCTGCCGGAAAAGCTGCTCACGCCGAAGTCCGTGAAGCCTGGCTATCTCGCCTTCCTCGGCCGCATTGCGCCGGAAAAAGGTGTCGACCGCGCCATTCGCATTGCCCGCGAGGTCGGCATTCCGCTGAAGATGGCAGCCAAGGTCGATCGCGCCGACCGCGAATATTACGAAGAGAAGATCAAGCACCTGATCGATGGCAAACACATCGAATACATCGGTGAGATCGCCGACCATGAGAAATCGGAGTTCCTGAGCGGCGCGATCGGTCTCATGGTGACGATCGATTGGCCTGAGCCGTTTGGTCTGGTGATGATCGAAGCGATGGCCTGCGGCGCGCCGGTGATCGCGTTCAATCGCGGCTCGGTGCCCGAAATCATCGAGGAAGGCGTAACGGGTTTCATCTGCGAGGATGAGCAGGGCGCGATCGGTGCCGCTTACCGGCTCGGAGAGCTGTCACGTTCGCGAATTCGCGCGCGTTTCGAGGAGCGCTTCACGGCGAGACGGATGGCGCAGGACTATCTCGCGGCTTATCGCAGCCTGATGAATCAGGAGCATCCGCATCTCCGGCTGGTCGCGGACGGTCGCTCTGCGTTGATGCCGGCCGAATAG
- a CDS encoding MFS transporter: MRGLDWFVFCVADVQTGFGPFVSVYLTTQKWTQTDIGLVLSVAGVVALLSQVPAGVLVDWARAERVVAGIAVAVIACAALTYAVFPVFPAILAAATFHAIASCVLGPAIAAIALGLVGHAGIGERLGRNARFASIGNGFAAALMGACGYFFSARSVFFVTALLLVPTLLALRQIAPREIVPEQAHGGPTAPRETPAPLISLFKDRSLLILACCVALFHLANAAMLPLMGSALTSRSSDWATIMIAICIVVPQIVVALIAPWAGHKAKVWGRRPILLAGFAALAVRGMLFASVTDPALVVAAQIFDGVSAVALGVMVPLIVADVTRGSGRFNSALGIVGMIAGIGGALSTTLAGAVTDYIGAHFAFLGLASVAMLAFLAVLLFLPETRPQET, from the coding sequence ATGCGAGGGCTCGACTGGTTCGTGTTCTGCGTCGCCGACGTGCAGACCGGATTTGGCCCGTTCGTCTCAGTCTATCTGACCACCCAGAAATGGACGCAGACCGACATCGGACTGGTGCTGAGTGTTGCGGGCGTCGTGGCGCTTCTCTCGCAGGTTCCCGCGGGCGTTCTGGTGGATTGGGCGCGCGCCGAACGCGTGGTGGCCGGCATCGCGGTTGCCGTCATCGCGTGCGCAGCATTGACCTATGCGGTCTTTCCGGTGTTTCCGGCGATCCTTGCGGCGGCGACGTTTCATGCGATTGCGAGTTGCGTGCTCGGCCCGGCGATTGCGGCCATCGCGCTGGGTCTTGTCGGCCACGCCGGCATCGGCGAACGGCTCGGACGCAACGCGCGATTTGCTTCAATCGGAAACGGTTTTGCAGCGGCGCTGATGGGCGCTTGCGGCTATTTCTTCTCGGCGCGTTCGGTGTTCTTCGTGACCGCCCTGCTGCTGGTGCCGACCTTGCTGGCGCTGCGCCAGATCGCGCCGCGTGAGATCGTGCCGGAGCAGGCCCATGGCGGGCCGACCGCCCCACGAGAGACGCCGGCGCCGCTCATCAGCCTGTTCAAGGACCGCTCGCTGCTGATCCTTGCCTGCTGCGTCGCGCTCTTTCATCTCGCCAACGCCGCCATGCTGCCGCTGATGGGCAGTGCGCTGACCAGCCGTTCCAGCGACTGGGCCACGATCATGATCGCGATCTGCATCGTGGTACCGCAGATCGTGGTGGCGCTGATCGCGCCTTGGGCCGGCCACAAGGCAAAGGTCTGGGGCCGCAGACCTATCCTTCTGGCAGGCTTTGCCGCGCTTGCTGTGCGCGGCATGCTGTTTGCGAGCGTGACCGACCCGGCCCTGGTCGTGGCCGCCCAGATCTTCGACGGAGTCAGCGCGGTGGCGCTCGGTGTCATGGTGCCGCTGATCGTTGCCGACGTGACGCGCGGCAGCGGCCGGTTCAACTCGGCGCTCGGCATCGTCGGCATGATCGCCGGCATCGGCGGCGCTCTCAGCACGACGCTGGCCGGAGCGGTCACCGATTATATCGGCGCCCATTTCGCGTTTCTGGGGCTCGCGAGCGTCGCCATGCTGGCCTTCCTCGCGGTCCTGCTCTTCCTGCCTGAGACGCGGCCGCAAGAAACGTAA
- a CDS encoding PRC-barrel domain-containing protein, with the protein MGHRRWVTTTVASCSLLLFLTAASFIVASEAKQSQRVQSSPSTTGMGTTQVADEETLAPATGTDESPKNNSPLTPPTTLLDKDESRGILGTSVRSATNEDMGRVVDVIVDRSGTTRAAVIDFGGFLGVGSRKVAVDWAAMRFGSANGVSIDLTRDQVRTAPQYQEGKPIMVLGAAPGFAQSRITARMPEQ; encoded by the coding sequence ATGGGCCATCGTCGCTGGGTTACCACAACAGTCGCAAGCTGCTCCCTCCTGCTGTTTTTGACCGCGGCGAGTTTCATCGTCGCATCCGAGGCGAAGCAATCGCAGCGAGTCCAGAGTTCCCCCAGCACCACGGGCATGGGCACGACCCAGGTCGCAGATGAAGAGACATTGGCGCCCGCAACAGGCACCGATGAAAGCCCGAAAAACAATTCGCCGCTGACCCCGCCGACCACGCTGCTCGACAAAGACGAGAGCCGCGGCATCCTCGGCACTTCGGTGCGCAGCGCCACCAATGAGGACATGGGGCGCGTGGTCGACGTGATCGTCGATCGTTCCGGCACCACCCGCGCCGCCGTGATCGACTTCGGTGGTTTTCTCGGTGTCGGCAGCCGCAAGGTTGCGGTTGACTGGGCGGCGATGCGGTTTGGCAGCGCCAACGGGGTTTCCATCGACCTCACCCGAGACCAGGTGCGGACCGCACCGCAATATCAGGAAGGTAAGCCGATCATGGTTCTGGGCGCCGCGCCCGGATTCGCACAATCACGTATCACTGCGAGAATGCCGGAGCAGTAA
- a CDS encoding amylo-alpha-1,6-glucosidase, which produces MSLAATSPVSRPIEIAQETPFYVATTGVGSRPQCSLKSDDTFLVMDNHGDIGASENGPDGLFHNDTRYLSRLELTINDFQPLLLGCNVRDDNSVLAADLTNPDVFRDNQLVLHKDTLHILRTTFLWRGTAFQRIGIRNHGSRPVPLRLAVRFDSDFADLFEVRGLKRARRGTATRSLVKDREVMLNYHGLDAVTRRSAILFDPPPSKLSDSEAQYECVLAPGEITRVFIAIGCDTLQDIKTPFSRALIGAHRERRATTADMATVESSNVLLNEVLCRSASDLAMLLTETPHGPYPYAGIPWYSTTFGRDGIITALQMLWFDPKVARGVLRRLAHFQAKTVDPAADAQPGKILHETRAGEMAMLGEVPFRLYYGTVDATPLYVLLAGAYLDRTDDVATIKELWPNIDAALTWIDRYGDMDGDGFLEYRRATEQGLANQGWKDSFDAIFRADGSLVEGDVALAEVQGYVFAARRAAARCARRMGLFDRAAKLEQQADELRSRFEAAFWCPELNSYALALDGDKKPCKVLASNAGQVLFSGIASPERAAKVADTLLSPQFFSGWGIRTVAKGAARYNPMSYHNGSVWPHDNALIALGFARYGLKSALAQLFKGLFDAATYMELRRLPELFCGFKRQASRGPTLYPVACSPQAWASATPFTLLEASLGLEFDPARNEIRLRDPCLPHFIDDVLLRNLQLGEACVDLRVRRVRDQVALDIVRAQGKMQVSIVLSS; this is translated from the coding sequence ATGTCCCTCGCAGCCACCTCCCCCGTCAGTCGCCCCATCGAGATCGCACAGGAAACGCCGTTCTATGTCGCCACGACCGGGGTCGGCAGCCGGCCGCAATGCTCGCTGAAATCCGACGACACCTTTCTGGTGATGGACAATCACGGCGACATCGGCGCGTCGGAAAACGGGCCAGACGGCCTCTTCCACAATGACACGCGATACCTGTCGCGGCTCGAATTGACGATCAACGATTTCCAGCCGCTGCTGCTGGGCTGCAATGTGCGCGATGACAATTCGGTGCTGGCGGCCGATCTGACCAATCCGGACGTCTTCCGCGACAATCAGCTCGTGCTGCACAAGGACACGCTGCACATCCTGCGCACGACGTTTCTCTGGCGCGGGACGGCGTTCCAGCGGATCGGCATCCGCAATCACGGCAGCCGGCCGGTGCCGCTGCGTCTGGCGGTGCGCTTCGACAGCGACTTCGCCGACCTGTTCGAGGTGCGAGGTCTCAAGCGCGCGCGGCGCGGCACGGCGACCCGATCCCTGGTAAAAGACCGCGAGGTGATGCTGAACTATCATGGGCTCGACGCTGTGACACGCCGCAGCGCGATCCTGTTCGATCCACCGCCGTCGAAGCTCTCCGACAGCGAGGCGCAATACGAGTGTGTGCTGGCGCCCGGCGAAATCACCCGGGTGTTCATCGCGATCGGCTGCGACACGCTGCAAGACATCAAGACACCGTTTTCGCGCGCGCTGATCGGCGCTCATCGCGAGCGACGCGCCACCACAGCCGACATGGCAACGGTCGAAAGCTCCAACGTGCTGCTCAACGAGGTGCTGTGCCGCTCGGCGTCCGATCTCGCGATGCTGCTGACCGAGACGCCGCACGGACCTTATCCCTACGCCGGCATCCCCTGGTATTCGACGACCTTCGGCCGCGACGGCATCATCACCGCGCTGCAGATGCTGTGGTTCGATCCCAAAGTGGCGCGCGGCGTGTTGCGCCGGCTCGCGCATTTCCAGGCCAAGACGGTCGATCCGGCCGCCGACGCGCAGCCCGGCAAAATCCTGCACGAAACCCGCGCCGGCGAGATGGCGATGCTCGGCGAGGTGCCGTTCCGGCTTTACTACGGCACCGTCGATGCGACGCCTTTATACGTGCTGCTCGCCGGCGCTTATCTCGACCGCACCGACGACGTTGCGACCATCAAGGAACTCTGGCCGAATATCGACGCGGCGCTCACGTGGATCGACCGCTATGGCGACATGGATGGCGATGGCTTTCTCGAATACCGCCGCGCCACCGAACAAGGGCTCGCCAATCAGGGCTGGAAGGATTCCTTCGATGCGATCTTCCGTGCCGACGGCAGCCTGGTCGAGGGCGACGTCGCGCTGGCCGAAGTGCAGGGCTATGTGTTTGCGGCAAGGCGTGCGGCCGCGCGTTGCGCACGGCGCATGGGGCTCTTCGACCGTGCGGCGAAGCTCGAGCAGCAAGCGGATGAACTCAGAAGCCGTTTCGAAGCGGCATTCTGGTGTCCCGAACTCAACAGCTACGCGCTGGCGCTCGACGGCGACAAAAAGCCCTGCAAAGTGCTGGCTTCGAACGCTGGCCAGGTGCTGTTCAGTGGCATCGCGAGTCCCGAGCGCGCCGCCAAGGTCGCCGACACGCTGCTCAGCCCGCAGTTCTTCTCAGGTTGGGGCATTCGCACCGTGGCCAAGGGCGCGGCGCGCTATAACCCGATGTCGTATCACAACGGCTCGGTCTGGCCGCACGACAACGCGCTGATTGCGCTGGGCTTTGCGCGCTACGGCCTGAAATCCGCGCTGGCGCAGCTGTTCAAGGGCCTGTTCGACGCCGCGACCTATATGGAACTGCGCCGGCTGCCGGAATTGTTCTGCGGCTTCAAACGCCAGGCGAGCCGCGGGCCCACGCTCTATCCGGTCGCCTGCTCGCCGCAGGCATGGGCCAGCGCCACGCCGTTTACGCTGCTCGAAGCCTCGCTGGGACTGGAGTTCGATCCGGCCAGGAACGAGATTCGGCTGCGCGATCCATGCCTGCCGCACTTCATCGACGATGTGCTGCTGCGCAACCTGCAACTCGGTGAGGCGTGCGTCGATTTGCGGGTGCGTCGCGTCAGAGATCAGGTCGCGCTCGATATCGTGCGCGCACAGGGAAAGATGCAGGTCTCGATTGTGTTGTCGTCCTGA
- a CDS encoding amidohydrolase/deacetylase family metallohydrolase — translation MHSSTEALLLKGAHVIDPGQGIDGIRDIALENGKIRPVAGLPPDVKTIDLSGSYLTPGWIDIHVHVYGTLGFADPDSIGVCQGVTSYVEAGGPGIGTLDEFMALLSSQTKTTLYAGPYIRPLGILGLNFIESDVRTLTDIPITQWIDFHKAHPGLLRYIKVGAFSGYGYGPTKIGKGLAEILNLPLYAHIGEHQLQPGNDSAYEVYRVSEAGDIVTHIYHGNDCGILDRDGRILPVVQEAKNRGVLFDVGFGGFNFSWRVAERAWAQGFFPDIISSDLQQFNVAGPAYSLANVMACFMKLGMSLNDAIEKVTIAPAKALHMTDIAGTLKPGLPADITVFKVEKGAYTLTDTTNHTRPFDTRIVPTITFKNGERIDCDMERCQDERNWLIQIAEDHEPEGMKKLTGPQIAFLGALAAKLAPIHWDEFSVATLDYDKALILQAAFHQVRKEQNIPLRDALTAVFDLYLDHPFSMQIGLFLLRLDRSFALERMRKVASTQRMVA, via the coding sequence ATGCACTCGTCAACTGAAGCTTTGCTGCTCAAAGGCGCCCATGTCATCGATCCCGGCCAGGGAATCGACGGCATCCGGGATATCGCGCTGGAGAACGGCAAGATCAGGCCGGTTGCGGGACTGCCGCCCGACGTCAAGACCATCGACCTGAGCGGCTCCTATCTTACGCCCGGCTGGATCGACATCCACGTCCACGTCTACGGCACCTTGGGCTTTGCCGATCCGGACAGCATCGGCGTGTGCCAGGGCGTGACCTCGTACGTGGAGGCCGGCGGTCCCGGGATCGGCACCCTCGACGAGTTCATGGCGCTGCTCAGCAGCCAGACCAAGACCACGCTTTATGCCGGTCCTTACATCCGTCCGCTCGGCATTCTCGGTTTGAACTTCATCGAGTCCGACGTCCGCACGCTGACCGACATCCCGATCACCCAATGGATCGATTTTCACAAGGCCCATCCCGGCCTTCTTCGCTACATCAAGGTGGGCGCCTTCTCGGGCTACGGCTATGGCCCGACCAAGATCGGCAAGGGTCTCGCCGAAATTCTCAACCTGCCGCTCTATGCACACATCGGCGAGCATCAGCTCCAGCCGGGCAACGATTCCGCGTACGAGGTCTACCGGGTGTCGGAGGCGGGCGACATCGTCACACACATCTATCACGGCAACGATTGCGGCATCCTCGATCGCGACGGCAGGATCCTGCCGGTGGTGCAGGAGGCGAAGAACCGCGGCGTGCTGTTCGATGTCGGTTTCGGCGGATTCAACTTCTCCTGGCGAGTCGCCGAGCGCGCCTGGGCGCAGGGCTTCTTCCCCGACATCATCAGCTCGGATCTGCAGCAGTTCAACGTCGCGGGGCCGGCCTATTCGCTAGCCAATGTCATGGCCTGCTTCATGAAGCTCGGCATGTCGCTGAACGACGCGATCGAGAAGGTGACGATCGCGCCGGCCAAGGCGCTGCACATGACCGACATCGCGGGCACTTTGAAGCCCGGCCTGCCGGCCGACATCACGGTGTTCAAGGTCGAAAAGGGCGCCTACACGCTGACCGACACCACGAACCACACGCGGCCGTTCGACACGCGAATCGTGCCGACCATCACGTTCAAGAACGGTGAGCGGATCGATTGCGACATGGAGCGCTGCCAGGACGAGCGCAACTGGCTCATCCAGATCGCCGAGGACCACGAGCCGGAGGGCATGAAAAAGCTGACCGGCCCGCAGATTGCGTTTCTCGGCGCGCTGGCCGCCAAGCTCGCGCCGATCCACTGGGACGAGTTCTCGGTCGCGACGCTGGATTACGACAAGGCGCTGATCCTGCAGGCGGCGTTCCATCAGGTGCGCAAGGAACAGAACATCCCGCTGCGCGACGCGCTGACCGCGGTGTTCGATCTTTATCTCGATCACCCCTTCAGCATGCAGATCGGGCTGTTCCTGCTGCGGCTCGACCGCAGCTTTGCGCTCGAACGCATGCGCAAGGTCGCCTCCACGCAGCGGATGGTGGCGTAA